A portion of the Rhinolophus sinicus isolate RSC01 linkage group LG03, ASM3656204v1, whole genome shotgun sequence genome contains these proteins:
- the ACYP1 gene encoding acylphosphatase-1 isoform X2: MSMADGDTLISVDYEIFGKVQGVFFRKYTQAEGKKLGLVGWVQNTDQGTVQGQLQGPISKVRHMQEWLETKGSPKSHIDRANFNNEKVILKLDYSDFQIVK; this comes from the exons ATGAGTATGGCAGACGGGGACACCCTAATATCTGTGGATTATGAAATCTTTGGGAAGGTGCAAGGGGTGTTTTTCCGCAAGTACACTCAG GCTGAGGGTAAAAAGTTGGGATTGGTAGGCTGGGTCCAGAACACTGACCAGGGCACAGTGCAAGGACAATTGCAAGGTCCCATCTCCAAAGTGCGTCATATGCAGGAATGGCTTGAGACGAAAGGAAGTCCCAAATCACACATCGACCGAGCGAACTTCAACAATGAGAAAGTCATCTTAAAGTTGGATTACTCAGATTTCCAAATTGTGAAATAA